In Bacillus cereus ATCC 14579, a single window of DNA contains:
- a CDS encoding YppF family protein — translation MVLGDLKQAFSQKKGYCTENANELLDFARHWYLEGKICISDYRTLIKELEINGATKPTTMTEA, via the coding sequence ATGGTATTAGGGGATTTAAAACAAGCGTTTTCTCAAAAAAAGGGGTATTGCACAGAGAATGCAAATGAATTATTAGACTTTGCGAGACATTGGTATCTCGAAGGAAAAATATGCATATCAGATTATCGAACATTAATAAAAGAATTAGAAATAAACGGCGCAACAAAACCTACAACAATGACAGAAGCATAA
- the tnpA gene encoding IS200/IS605 family transposase, giving the protein MINDYRRTKTTVSLINYHFVFCPRYRRKIFLNTKVEERFKELVQEICGEMDVAIVAMECDKDHVHLFLNTLPTLSPADTMAKIKGVTSKRLRGEFPHLQHLPSLWTRSYFVSTAGNVSTETIKQYVENQKTRG; this is encoded by the coding sequence ATGATAAATGATTATAGAAGAACCAAAACAACTGTGTCATTAATTAACTACCATTTTGTGTTTTGCCCGCGATACAGAAGAAAAATTTTTCTTAACACAAAAGTAGAAGAACGTTTCAAAGAGTTGGTTCAAGAAATATGCGGAGAAATGGATGTTGCTATTGTCGCAATGGAATGCGACAAAGACCACGTTCACTTGTTCTTAAATACACTACCAACACTTAGTCCTGCTGACACAATGGCGAAAATTAAAGGAGTGACATCGAAGCGTTTGAGAGGAGAGTTTCCTCATCTTCAACACTTGCCAAGTCTATGGACACGTTCCTATTTTGTTTCTACTGCTGGAAATGTATCGACTGAGACAATTAAACAGTATGTTGAAAATCAAAAGACGAGGGGGTGA
- the ypwA gene encoding carboxypeptidase: MTVATYEVEKQFLTYVKKIQNYGEALSLMFWDLRTGAPKKGVDQRSEVIGMLSSEVFAMSTSDEMGNYLTELEALIREDKLSETTKKMVVECRKEYDRNKKIPQAEYEAYVKLEAKAESVWEEAREKSDFEMFRPYLEKIVEFKKKFITYWGYETYKYNTLLDMYEPGITVEVLDHVFGQLRERIVPLVKEISESKKGLKTSALSEQFSKEKQKNFTLELLKQLNYDFEAGRLDETVHPFEITLNRGDVRITTRYDEKDFRMAVFGTIHECGHAVYEQNIAEQFEGTPLCSGTSMGIHESQSLFFENFIGRNKSFWKKNYDLLKEYSNGQFDDMSVDEFYNAINESKPSFIRIEADELTYPLHVMVRYELEKELFDGTLQVKDLPAAWNDKMEAYLGIRPENDAQGVLQDVHWAGGSFGYFPSYALGYMYAAQFKQRMLKDIPNFDALLEEGNVTPIREWLTEHIHQYGKTKKPLEILEDVTGEGLNANYLADYLEAKYKEIYEL, translated from the coding sequence ATGACAGTTGCTACATATGAAGTAGAAAAACAATTTTTAACATACGTGAAGAAGATACAAAATTACGGAGAAGCATTAAGTTTAATGTTTTGGGATTTAAGAACAGGTGCACCCAAAAAAGGTGTAGATCAGCGTTCAGAAGTAATTGGTATGCTTTCGTCAGAAGTGTTTGCTATGTCGACTTCAGATGAGATGGGAAACTATTTAACAGAGCTTGAAGCTTTAATACGTGAAGATAAACTTTCTGAAACAACCAAGAAAATGGTTGTAGAGTGTCGGAAAGAATATGATAGAAATAAAAAAATTCCACAAGCTGAATATGAGGCTTATGTGAAATTAGAAGCGAAAGCAGAGAGTGTGTGGGAAGAAGCTCGTGAAAAATCTGATTTCGAAATGTTCCGCCCATACTTAGAAAAAATTGTTGAATTTAAAAAGAAATTTATTACATATTGGGGTTATGAAACATATAAATATAATACATTATTAGACATGTATGAGCCAGGTATTACAGTAGAAGTTTTAGATCACGTATTTGGTCAACTTCGTGAGCGCATCGTGCCGCTTGTAAAAGAAATCTCTGAGTCTAAAAAAGGATTAAAAACAAGTGCTTTATCGGAACAATTTTCAAAAGAAAAACAAAAGAACTTTACATTAGAACTATTAAAGCAATTGAATTATGACTTTGAAGCAGGTCGTCTTGATGAAACAGTGCATCCTTTCGAAATTACATTAAATAGAGGGGATGTTCGTATTACGACACGCTATGATGAAAAAGATTTTCGTATGGCTGTTTTTGGAACGATTCATGAATGTGGTCATGCAGTATATGAACAAAATATTGCAGAACAATTTGAAGGTACACCACTTTGCAGTGGTACATCTATGGGTATTCACGAATCACAATCATTATTCTTTGAGAACTTTATCGGCCGTAATAAATCATTCTGGAAGAAAAATTATGATTTATTAAAAGAGTATAGCAATGGTCAATTTGATGATATGTCAGTCGATGAATTTTATAATGCAATTAACGAATCGAAGCCGTCATTCATTCGTATAGAAGCAGATGAGCTTACATACCCGCTTCATGTTATGGTGCGTTATGAATTAGAGAAAGAATTATTTGATGGTACATTACAAGTGAAGGACTTACCAGCAGCTTGGAATGATAAGATGGAAGCATATTTAGGAATTCGTCCGGAAAATGATGCACAAGGTGTATTGCAAGATGTTCACTGGGCTGGTGGCTCATTTGGATACTTCCCATCTTATGCGCTTGGTTACATGTATGCAGCGCAATTTAAGCAAAGAATGTTAAAAGACATTCCGAACTTTGATGCATTATTAGAAGAAGGAAACGTAACACCGATTCGTGAATGGTTAACAGAACATATTCACCAATATGGTAAAACGAAAAAGCCGCTTGAAATTTTAGAAGATGTAACAGGTGAAGGCTTAAATGCAAACTACTTAGCCGATTATTTAGAAGCGAAATATAAAGAGATTTATGAGTTGTAA
- a CDS encoding DUF1273 domain-containing protein has product MKVIAVTGYKPFELGIFKNDHPGVECIKKALHRKLITFVEDGLEWVIISGQLGVELWAAEVVFEMQVEYPDLKLAVFTPFLEQEENWKEDNREYYEFILSQADHVDSITKRKYESPEQFKLKNQFFIEKSDALLAVYDEEKPGSPKYIVESAKKKGEIENYHSYFILFSDLQDIIEEEQWNNAE; this is encoded by the coding sequence ATGAAAGTTATTGCAGTAACAGGATATAAGCCATTTGAACTTGGAATATTTAAAAATGATCATCCAGGAGTGGAGTGTATAAAGAAAGCATTACACCGTAAATTAATCACTTTTGTAGAAGATGGTTTAGAATGGGTTATAATAAGCGGCCAATTAGGTGTAGAATTATGGGCTGCTGAAGTTGTTTTTGAAATGCAAGTAGAATATCCTGATTTAAAATTAGCGGTATTCACTCCGTTTTTAGAACAAGAAGAAAATTGGAAAGAAGATAATCGTGAATATTACGAATTTATTCTTTCTCAAGCAGACCATGTTGATAGTATCACGAAACGGAAGTATGAAAGCCCAGAGCAATTTAAATTAAAAAATCAATTTTTTATTGAAAAAAGTGATGCGCTTTTAGCGGTATACGATGAAGAAAAACCAGGAAGTCCCAAATATATTGTAGAATCAGCAAAGAAAAAAGGAGAAATAGAAAATTATCACAGTTATTTCATTCTTTTTTCTGATTTACAAGATATAATAGAAGAGGAACAGTGGAATAATGCAGAGTAA
- the gpsB gene encoding cell division regulator GpsB, translating to MISDKIKLTAKDILEKEFKTGMRGYQQEEVDKFLDMIIKDYEAFHKEFEQLKQQNARLKRELEEQKLAVTQVPQQPVQTPVAQPVYNNTNTDILKRLSNLEKAVFGSKLYE from the coding sequence ATGATTTCGGATAAAATTAAATTAACAGCGAAAGATATTTTAGAAAAAGAATTTAAAACAGGTATGAGAGGTTATCAGCAAGAAGAAGTAGACAAGTTTCTTGATATGATCATTAAAGACTATGAAGCTTTCCACAAAGAGTTTGAGCAATTAAAGCAACAAAATGCTCGTTTAAAGCGTGAATTAGAGGAACAAAAACTAGCAGTAACGCAAGTTCCACAACAACCTGTACAAACACCAGTTGCACAACCGGTTTATAACAACACGAATACGGATATTTTAAAACGCTTATCTAACTTAGAAAAAGCTGTATTTGGAAGTAAGTTATACGAATGA
- a CDS encoding YppE family protein gives MKNEALIQSSEKLMQYNNEANVKKRELTEYDFYKDMKPFVDMVDEELKKWKELAYKWIKEEKPKYIHVQQIDQVYDNLQTNVLQCFVNKGKGKRFFETHQAISYTLQNIVEQCK, from the coding sequence ATGAAGAATGAAGCATTAATACAGTCTTCAGAAAAACTCATGCAGTATAATAATGAAGCGAATGTAAAAAAGAGAGAACTAACCGAATACGACTTTTATAAGGATATGAAACCGTTTGTAGATATGGTAGATGAGGAATTAAAGAAGTGGAAAGAATTAGCTTATAAGTGGATTAAAGAAGAAAAGCCAAAATATATACATGTACAGCAAATTGATCAAGTATATGATAATTTACAAACGAATGTGTTGCAATGCTTTGTAAATAAAGGTAAAGGTAAACGATTCTTTGAAACACACCAAGCCATTTCGTATACTTTGCAAAATATAGTTGAGCAATGTAAATAA
- the recU gene encoding Holliday junction resolvase RecU: MTIRYPNGKRYNQASQPQKTPIKTHTYSNRGMSLEEELNETNQYYLTHNIACVHKKPTPLQIVKVDYPARSAAVVKEAYFKQPSTTDYNGVYKGKYIDFEAKETKNKTSFPLQNFHLHQIEHMKQVVAHNGIAFVIIKFTLFDEFYLLDAKHIIAFWNRQNTGGRKSITKEEIEEHGSLLSCGYHPRIDYIRVLDMVYFS; encoded by the coding sequence ATGACCATTCGTTACCCAAATGGAAAAAGGTATAATCAAGCTTCACAACCTCAAAAAACACCTATAAAAACACATACTTATAGTAATAGAGGTATGTCCCTTGAAGAGGAATTGAATGAAACAAATCAATATTACTTAACCCATAATATTGCATGTGTACATAAAAAGCCTACACCTCTTCAAATTGTAAAAGTAGATTACCCCGCTCGAAGTGCTGCAGTGGTAAAAGAAGCGTATTTTAAACAACCTTCTACAACAGATTACAACGGTGTATACAAAGGGAAATACATCGATTTTGAAGCAAAGGAAACAAAAAATAAAACTAGTTTCCCACTTCAAAACTTCCACCTTCATCAAATTGAACATATGAAGCAAGTGGTTGCTCATAATGGAATTGCATTTGTTATTATTAAATTTACACTTTTTGATGAATTTTATTTACTAGATGCAAAACATATTATTGCATTTTGGAATCGTCAAAATACTGGTGGACGCAAGTCGATTACGAAAGAAGAAATAGAAGAGCATGGATCCTTATTATCATGCGGTTATCACCCTCGGATTGACTATATCCGTGTACTAGACATGGTTTATTTTTCGTGA
- a CDS encoding RNA-guided endonuclease TnpB family protein, producing the protein MSQTITVKVKLLPTKEQIQLLEQSSYEYIKVINTLVSEMAEAKKSTKKSTKDVEANLPSAVKNQAIKDAKSVFSTKVKKSKYKVIPILKRPVCVWNNQNYSFDFTHISVPLMVNGKSTRLKVRALLTDKYNRNFNLLTHKLGTLRITKKSNKWIAQISVTIPTNEKTGTKILGVDLGLKVPAVAITDDEKVRFFGNGRQNKYMKRKFRSVRKKLGENKKLNAIRQLDDKEQRWMQDQDHKVSREIIDFATDNNISVIRLEQLTNIRQTARTSRKNEKNLHTWSFYRLAQFIEYKANLVGIKVEYVNPAYTSQTCPKCSEKNKAPDRKYKCRCGFEKHRDIVGAMNIRYATVIDGNSQSA; encoded by the coding sequence GTGTCACAAACAATCACAGTCAAAGTTAAATTGCTTCCAACAAAAGAACAAATTCAGTTATTGGAACAAAGTAGCTATGAGTATATCAAAGTCATTAATACACTTGTATCTGAAATGGCTGAAGCGAAGAAGAGCACTAAGAAAAGTACAAAAGATGTTGAAGCGAATCTTCCAAGCGCAGTGAAGAACCAAGCAATTAAAGACGCTAAAAGTGTGTTTTCTACAAAGGTGAAAAAAAGTAAATACAAAGTTATTCCGATTCTAAAGAGACCTGTTTGTGTATGGAACAATCAAAACTATTCGTTTGACTTCACGCACATTTCAGTTCCACTCATGGTAAATGGAAAATCAACTCGCTTAAAGGTTCGTGCTTTATTAACTGATAAATATAATCGCAATTTTAATTTGTTAACACACAAGTTAGGTACACTTCGTATCACGAAGAAATCTAATAAGTGGATTGCTCAAATATCTGTCACAATTCCTACAAATGAAAAAACAGGAACGAAGATTTTAGGGGTAGATTTAGGTCTTAAAGTCCCTGCGGTAGCCATCACAGACGATGAGAAAGTTCGTTTCTTCGGCAATGGTAGACAAAACAAATATATGAAACGTAAGTTTCGTAGTGTTCGTAAGAAGTTAGGTGAAAATAAGAAATTAAATGCCATTCGACAACTTGATGATAAAGAACAAAGATGGATGCAAGACCAAGACCACAAAGTAAGTCGTGAAATCATTGACTTTGCAACTGATAATAACATTTCTGTTATTCGTTTAGAACAACTAACGAATATTAGACAGACGGCAAGAACAAGCCGTAAAAACGAGAAAAATCTACACACTTGGTCATTCTATCGTTTAGCACAATTCATTGAATACAAAGCGAATTTAGTTGGTATTAAGGTAGAATATGTGAACCCTGCTTATACAAGTCAAACATGTCCGAAATGTTCTGAAAAGAACAAAGCACCAGACAGAAAATACAAGTGCCGATGTGGATTTGAGAAACATCGTGATATTGTTGGGGCGATGAATATTCGCTACGCAACTGTGATTGATGGTAACAGTCAATCAGCCTAA
- a CDS encoding ATP-dependent DNA helicase → MFTEKRLPFEVGKQDNFYDKLNEWIGDVFYDILPEKGFEERDEQIFMAFQLERAFQEKKVMFAEAGVGTGKTIVYLLYAICYARYTGKPAIIACADETLIEQLVKEEGDIAKLSEALGLSVDVRLAKSMDNYLCLRKLEDVMSGRAPEVIEDVYYELPQFVFDHGTMQNFTHYGDRKEFPLLNDEEWSKVNWDYFQDCFTCDSRHRCGQTLSREHYRKAADLIICSQDFYMDHIWTYDARKREGQIPLLPESSCVVFDEGHLVEYAAQKALTYCLKQTMMEQLLTRLLQNDIREEFAHLVEETIWQTERFFDVLQENKKEIAGSDRLEITVTEKVTAEAKRLYAKIGEVGDALVFESEMHTVNTYDLNIVDEHLDVLEHSLRLFMHEKNVITWGEEGDGAFTLVIMPRAVEEVLQEKVFSKKIPYIFSSATLSNNDSFAFTANSLGVKDYLSFSVASPFDYEEQMTVNLLSHTKENEWERKCQYTLENIQKTNGRTLVLFRTTQELAAFKEYVSKEQMSVPFLYEGDQEISQLVSRFQNEEETVLCAVHLWEGLDIPGSSLSHVIIWSLPFPPNDPVFEAKRKHVNDPFWDVDVPYMILRLRQGIGRLIRTSEDKGAISIFLSDSEDEKVVAAVKNVLPVEGKEL, encoded by the coding sequence ATGTTTACTGAGAAGAGATTACCATTTGAAGTAGGAAAACAAGATAATTTTTATGATAAGTTGAATGAGTGGATTGGAGATGTGTTTTACGACATCCTTCCGGAAAAAGGCTTTGAAGAGCGTGATGAACAAATTTTTATGGCGTTTCAGTTAGAACGCGCTTTCCAAGAAAAGAAAGTTATGTTCGCAGAAGCTGGTGTAGGAACAGGGAAAACAATTGTATATCTTCTATATGCAATTTGTTACGCGCGTTATACTGGGAAACCAGCTATTATTGCTTGTGCAGATGAAACGTTAATTGAGCAGCTTGTGAAAGAAGAAGGGGACATCGCTAAGTTATCTGAAGCATTAGGGCTATCTGTTGATGTAAGGCTTGCAAAATCAATGGATAATTATTTATGCTTACGTAAACTTGAAGATGTTATGAGTGGACGAGCTCCAGAAGTAATTGAAGACGTATATTACGAGTTACCACAGTTTGTATTCGATCATGGTACGATGCAAAACTTTACTCACTATGGTGACAGAAAAGAATTTCCACTTTTAAATGACGAAGAATGGTCAAAAGTAAATTGGGATTACTTCCAAGATTGCTTTACTTGTGATTCTCGTCATCGTTGTGGACAAACTCTTTCTCGTGAACATTATCGTAAAGCAGCAGATTTAATTATTTGTTCTCAAGATTTCTATATGGATCATATTTGGACGTACGATGCTCGTAAGCGTGAAGGGCAAATTCCATTATTACCAGAAAGTAGTTGCGTTGTATTCGATGAAGGACATCTTGTAGAATATGCAGCTCAAAAAGCTTTAACATACTGTTTAAAGCAAACGATGATGGAGCAACTATTAACGAGATTGCTACAAAACGATATTCGTGAGGAGTTTGCACATTTAGTAGAAGAAACAATTTGGCAAACTGAACGATTCTTTGATGTGTTACAAGAGAATAAAAAGGAAATTGCCGGTTCTGATCGTCTAGAAATTACTGTGACAGAAAAAGTAACAGCTGAAGCGAAACGACTTTATGCAAAAATCGGTGAAGTTGGAGATGCATTAGTATTCGAAAGTGAAATGCATACAGTAAACACGTATGATTTAAATATTGTTGATGAGCATTTAGATGTATTAGAACATTCACTTCGTCTGTTCATGCACGAGAAAAATGTAATTACTTGGGGTGAAGAAGGTGATGGTGCCTTCACGTTAGTTATTATGCCGCGTGCAGTTGAAGAAGTGTTACAAGAGAAAGTATTCTCGAAGAAAATACCGTATATTTTCTCTTCTGCGACATTATCGAACAACGATTCATTCGCTTTCACAGCTAATAGCCTAGGGGTAAAAGATTACTTGTCATTCTCAGTTGCTTCACCGTTTGATTACGAAGAGCAAATGACAGTAAACTTACTATCACATACGAAAGAAAATGAATGGGAAAGAAAGTGTCAATATACACTTGAAAATATACAAAAAACAAATGGACGTACGCTTGTATTATTCCGTACAACGCAAGAGCTTGCAGCGTTCAAAGAGTATGTAAGTAAAGAGCAAATGTCGGTTCCGTTCTTATATGAAGGAGATCAGGAAATTAGCCAGCTCGTTTCTCGTTTCCAAAATGAAGAAGAGACTGTACTTTGTGCGGTTCATTTATGGGAAGGTTTAGATATTCCTGGTTCATCATTATCGCACGTTATTATTTGGTCTTTACCATTCCCTCCAAACGATCCTGTGTTTGAAGCGAAACGTAAGCACGTAAATGATCCATTCTGGGATGTAGATGTACCATATATGATTTTACGACTTCGTCAAGGAATTGGGCGTTTAATTCGTACAAGTGAAGATAAAGGTGCTATATCAATTTTCTTATCTGATTCAGAAGATGAGAAAGTAGTTGCAGCTGTGAAAAATGTACTGCCAGTAGAAGGTAAAGAATTATAA
- a CDS encoding DUF3921 domain-containing protein, giving the protein MDNFQLSMIQKAIHRTYDELGKEVDSQGAIVDEIQKAQEEYLSALSHETAIDKRYLKSLI; this is encoded by the coding sequence ATGGATAATTTTCAATTATCAATGATTCAAAAAGCTATTCACCGTACGTATGATGAGCTCGGAAAAGAAGTGGATAGTCAAGGTGCGATTGTAGATGAAATACAAAAAGCACAAGAAGAATATTTGTCAGCTCTTTCACATGAAACAGCGATTGATAAACGGTATTTAAAGTCATTAATATAG
- a CDS encoding DUF2515 domain-containing protein gives MFTWNDYMKMKQNREKNFCTEEEKAIIHNIKKKTEIANVDNISRTQSYQEYYLRNSEIRWAFLASMVSRNAGWNMTDLEGRYYATVLPRTVKKHLFILYEQANWIIFLDAFPQLLLYEESKKRRAPLFHLLQYFNVSIFMEKEWLLFWERRDMNRLMTALIINEQNKIQKPVIENTYFKKHVFHTALFKVQERLHISAVIFPTIEGRMYGFSVYQFETLQQRIELGKKLAWLLFHPIYNGSFYKFALQTTHTGSREDYEVYAKETRKSYTPTLRDIYPVILHEEIKMRDWFCANMKMNVLFVPEEPKGEVNITEWYRRKREQIYRLSIANRFAKRMDEFMI, from the coding sequence ATGTTTACATGGAATGATTATATGAAAATGAAACAAAATCGAGAAAAAAATTTTTGTACAGAGGAAGAAAAAGCAATCATTCACAATATTAAAAAGAAAACAGAAATAGCTAATGTGGACAATATTTCTCGGACACAATCTTATCAAGAATATTATTTAAGAAATAGTGAAATCAGGTGGGCCTTTTTAGCGAGTATGGTTTCGAGAAATGCGGGCTGGAATATGACTGATTTAGAAGGGAGATATTATGCTACTGTTTTACCTAGAACGGTAAAAAAACATTTATTTATTCTGTACGAACAGGCTAATTGGATTATTTTTTTAGATGCATTTCCTCAGCTATTATTGTATGAGGAAAGTAAGAAGAGACGTGCACCTCTCTTTCATTTGTTGCAATATTTCAACGTATCAATTTTTATGGAAAAAGAATGGTTACTTTTCTGGGAAAGAAGAGATATGAATAGGCTTATGACAGCGCTTATTATAAATGAACAAAATAAAATTCAAAAACCAGTCATTGAGAACACATATTTTAAAAAACATGTATTCCATACTGCACTTTTTAAAGTACAAGAAAGACTTCATATTAGTGCAGTTATCTTCCCAACAATTGAAGGGAGAATGTATGGATTTTCGGTTTATCAATTTGAAACGTTACAACAGCGCATAGAACTAGGAAAAAAATTAGCATGGTTATTGTTTCATCCAATTTATAATGGTTCGTTTTATAAGTTTGCATTGCAAACTACACATACTGGGTCTAGAGAAGATTATGAAGTTTACGCAAAGGAAACTCGAAAGTCTTATACGCCAACACTTAGAGATATTTATCCTGTTATTTTACATGAAGAAATAAAAATGAGAGATTGGTTTTGTGCAAATATGAAAATGAATGTGCTATTTGTACCTGAAGAACCTAAAGGGGAAGTTAATATAACAGAATGGTATAGAAGAAAGAGAGAACAAATCTATAGGCTATCTATCGCAAATCGTTTTGCTAAAAGGATGGATGAGTTCATGATATAA
- a CDS encoding THUMP domain-containing class I SAM-dependent RNA methyltransferase has protein sequence MGKVTLIATAAMGIEALVAREVRDLGYECQVENSKVTFEADEKAICRTNLWVRTADRVKIKVGEFKATTFDELFEKTKALNWGDYIPENGEFPVIGKSLKSELFSVSDCQRIVKKAVVEKLKTTYKRTTWFEEDGPLFRIEIAMLKDIATLTIDASGVGLHKRGYRMDQGEAPLKETLAASLIKLTNWKPDRPFVDPFCGSGTIPIEAALIGQNIAPGFNRGFASDEWGWVGKQNWREARQEAEDLANYDQRLQIIGSDIDHRMIRVAQDNAEEVGLGDLITFKQMQVKDFTTKEDYGYVVTNPPYGERLSEKALVEQLYKEMGQVFRPLDTWSAYVLTSYEAFEKCYGKDASKKRKLFNGFIRTDYYQYFGKRPPRNS, from the coding sequence ATGGGAAAAGTTACTTTAATTGCAACAGCGGCAATGGGTATTGAAGCGTTAGTTGCCCGAGAAGTTCGCGATCTTGGTTATGAATGTCAAGTAGAAAACAGCAAAGTAACATTTGAAGCAGATGAAAAGGCGATTTGTCGTACGAACTTATGGGTACGTACTGCGGACCGTGTAAAAATTAAAGTTGGCGAATTTAAAGCAACGACATTTGATGAGCTATTTGAAAAAACAAAAGCATTAAACTGGGGAGATTATATTCCAGAGAATGGTGAATTCCCTGTTATCGGTAAATCTTTAAAATCTGAATTATTCAGTGTTTCGGATTGCCAACGTATCGTTAAAAAAGCTGTCGTTGAAAAATTAAAAACAACATATAAACGTACAACTTGGTTTGAAGAAGATGGTCCGTTATTCCGTATCGAGATTGCAATGCTCAAGGATATTGCAACATTAACAATTGATGCGAGCGGTGTTGGGCTTCATAAACGTGGATACCGTATGGATCAAGGGGAAGCTCCGTTAAAAGAAACATTAGCTGCGTCTTTAATTAAATTAACAAACTGGAAGCCAGATCGTCCATTTGTTGATCCATTCTGTGGATCAGGTACAATTCCGATTGAAGCAGCATTAATTGGACAAAACATTGCACCAGGATTTAACCGTGGTTTCGCATCTGACGAGTGGGGCTGGGTAGGGAAACAAAACTGGCGTGAAGCTCGTCAAGAAGCTGAAGATTTAGCGAACTATGATCAACGATTACAAATCATTGGATCAGATATTGATCATCGTATGATTCGAGTTGCTCAAGATAACGCAGAAGAAGTAGGCTTAGGCGATTTAATTACATTTAAACAAATGCAAGTAAAAGATTTCACAACAAAAGAGGATTATGGCTACGTTGTAACGAATCCTCCATACGGAGAACGTTTAAGTGAAAAAGCACTTGTTGAACAACTGTATAAAGAAATGGGACAAGTATTCCGCCCATTAGATACATGGTCAGCGTATGTATTAACAAGCTACGAAGCATTTGAGAAGTGTTACGGAAAAGATGCGTCGAAGAAGCGTAAGCTGTTTAACGGATTTATCCGTACAGATTACTACCAATACTTCGGAAAACGTCCACCGCGTAATTCATAG
- a CDS encoding YppG family protein yields MFQQPNLYQQTNPYAQQNMYQYNTDTYLRYNMYPFEPYYGNQNYYQPFEVSFMNQAQQPQQQQQPYVNQAQQPQQQQPYVNQAQQSQAQQPYMNQPQQQPYMNSQYYMPPPSPYANQQAMFYPPKQPYPTQGKQKQQQPSQFSSFVSQFKTSDGNYDVNKMMNTAGQMMNAMNQVTGIVKQVGGFFGK; encoded by the coding sequence ATGTTTCAACAACCTAACTTATATCAGCAAACGAATCCATATGCACAGCAAAATATGTACCAATATAATACGGATACATATTTACGGTATAATATGTATCCTTTCGAGCCTTATTATGGAAATCAAAATTATTATCAACCGTTTGAAGTGTCCTTTATGAATCAAGCTCAACAACCACAACAGCAGCAGCAACCTTATGTGAATCAAGCTCAACAACCACAACAGCAGCAACCTTATGTGAATCAAGCTCAACAATCACAAGCTCAGCAACCATACATGAATCAACCACAGCAGCAGCCTTATATGAATTCGCAATATTATATGCCACCACCATCTCCGTATGCTAATCAACAAGCGATGTTTTATCCACCAAAACAACCGTACCCGACGCAGGGTAAGCAAAAGCAACAACAGCCAAGTCAGTTTTCTAGTTTTGTTTCTCAATTTAAAACATCAGATGGTAACTATGATGTAAATAAAATGATGAATACAGCTGGACAAATGATGAATGCGATGAATCAAGTGACAGGTATTGTAAAGCAAGTTGGAGGCTTTTTTGGTAAGTGA
- a CDS encoding CotD family spore coat protein, with translation MHHCHPCFGGHKPTGPICTTAPVIHPTKQCVTHSFSTTVVPHIFPTHTTHVHHQQIKNQNFFPQTNSNVNVVDPIDPGFGGGCGPCGHGHHHHHHGHQISPFGPGPNVSPFGPGPNVSPFLPNNVSPVGPNIGPNVGGIFKK, from the coding sequence ATGCATCATTGTCATCCTTGCTTTGGAGGGCATAAGCCTACAGGACCTATTTGTACGACTGCTCCTGTCATTCATCCGACGAAACAATGCGTAACACACTCTTTTTCAACAACGGTGGTGCCACACATTTTCCCAACACATACAACACATGTACATCATCAACAAATTAAAAACCAAAACTTCTTCCCGCAAACAAATTCAAATGTAAATGTTGTGGACCCAATCGACCCAGGATTCGGTGGCGGATGTGGACCGTGTGGCCATGGTCATCATCATCATCACCACGGTCATCAAATATCTCCATTTGGGCCAGGACCGAATGTATCACCGTTTGGACCAGGACCAAATGTATCACCGTTTTTACCAAACAATGTATCACCAGTAGGTCCAAATATCGGACCAAACGTTGGTGGAATATTTAAAAAGTAA